CACTATCCCAGGCACTGGCGCTGGATACAACTATGAAATCTATTGGGAGAATACCGCTAGCTCAACCCAAAACGGTACGACCACCCTCATTACCACCAGCTCATACACCCTGACCTTCCCTGAACCAGGTATATATGAGGTGCAAGCTAGTGGTACCTTTCCGAGGATTTTCTTTAACAACACCGGAGACAAAGATAAGATTCTGACCGTAGAGCAGTGGGGAGATATTGCTTGGACTAGTATGGCACAATCATTTTTTGGTTGCACCAACCTAACAGTGCCCGCTACCGATGCACCGGATTTGAGTGGGGTGACGGATATGAGTAGTATGTTCCAGAGTGCAGCTTCTTTTAACCAGCCTATAGAGCACTGGAATGTTTCGAATGTGACGAACATGTACTCATTATTCCTCTCAGCTTCAATTTTCAATCAGCCTTTAAATAATTGGGATGTTTCGAATGTGACGAATATGGCCTGGATGTTTGAGAGAACGTGGGATTTCAACCAGCCTTTGAATAATTGGGATGTTTCAAATGTTACTGTCATGAATAGAATGTTCTACGGTGGGGCTGAGATGTCACCGTGGAATAATCCCCCTAACAAATTTAACCAAGACATAAGCATGTGGGACACTTCCAGCGTGACTGGTATGCATCTAATGTTCCGAAACTCAGACTTCAACCAGCCATTGAATAATTGGGATGTTTCAAAAGTGCAGAATTTTAGTGAAATGTTTTTTGCATCAGACTTCAACCAGCCCTTAAACAACTGGGACACCTCCAGCTCAACAAACATGCTGTGGATGTTCAGAGATAATGTTGTATTCGATCAAGACCTTTCCACCTGGGATATTAGTGGTAATACAAATATGTCTGAAATGTTCCTAGACGCCGCCCTCTCCACCCAAAACCTAGACGCCACCCTCACATCCTGGGCCGCTCAACCAGTCCAACCAAACATACTATTCCACCTCGGCCTCAAAACATACACCGAGACCGGAGCCACCGCCCTCGCCACTCTCCGAGACACATACAACTGGACTATCACCGAACAATATAAAGCCGAATATTACCCATCCGCCGACGCTATCCTCGAAGGCACTAGTATCCAATCACCACTAGACTACGGTGCCACCACCACAGCCGTCACCATTACCCCCAAGAAAAACTGTACCTTCATCCAATGGAGCGATGGTAATACAGATAATCCCCGCCAGGATGTCCTCACCGATAACCTTAGTGTAACTGCGGAGCTCCACTGTGTTACCTATAGCACCAGTGCTGCCACCCAACGTGACCGTGCACGCCAGTATGGCAACGAAACGCACGCTGAAGTAATGGAAGATCGTTTCCTCTCCGACGAAACCACTACCAGTACTCTAGCTGCATACACTCCACCAGCTACGCTTGCAGAGTCGCTTGAGCAAGTCAAAGCTCTGCCTAAGACACTCAATACCATAGACATCGCCACTACCGACAAAGGCGTAGTCAAGGACCTCATACAAACTCTTTTGGCATTAGTGGAAGTGTTGACGAAGCTGTTGCTGAGTATGGAGAGTGAGGGGTAGGGAAGCTAGCTGGGCATCAACTGCGCATGTAGTGTAGTTGCTGCTCTGAACTATCTGCGGTACTTTATATACATATGCCAACATACCCAGAATCGGTACCGCAATCATCTCAAGGTGATGAGGTGGTGCTTGAGGAAGTCTCAAATCAAGCCATTATTGAACTGCAAGGTCCGGTGCTGGCGGCACTTTTTGACGGTAACGAGGAATCTGTCATGAAATGGATCCAAACTCCAGGTAACGGGGATGTGCTACGCACCGTTGTCACGGAATATCTTGAAGAAGGCGGTGATCCAGCTCAGGTTGAAGTGGTGGTAGAGCAGCTGCGCGAGCGGTTGCGTTCTGTTGGTGGGGTGCACTAATAAAATTGGAGCCTCCTCCAAAGAGCCCGGCCGTGAGTGCTTGCAAAACCAGATATCTCTGGTACCATAGCCGCACTGTCACCATTGTGTGACGGTATAGAATAATTGCTCTTTCACACGTGCTCGTTGGTA
The nucleotide sequence above comes from Candidatus Nomurabacteria bacterium. Encoded proteins:
- a CDS encoding DUF285 domain-containing protein — translated: MIRIILKCVYLCFVFGFFTTTHAAVTPDAPTNFITTWNTENSGTSANNQITIPGTGAGYNYEIYWENTASSTQNGTTTLITTSSYTLTFPEPGIYEVQASGTFPRIFFNNTGDKDKILTVEQWGDIAWTSMAQSFFGCTNLTVPATDAPDLSGVTDMSSMFQSAASFNQPIEHWNVSNVTNMYSLFLSASIFNQPLNNWDVSNVTNMAWMFERTWDFNQPLNNWDVSNVTVMNRMFYGGAEMSPWNNPPNKFNQDISMWDTSSVTGMHLMFRNSDFNQPLNNWDVSKVQNFSEMFFASDFNQPLNNWDTSSSTNMLWMFRDNVVFDQDLSTWDISGNTNMSEMFLDAALSTQNLDATLTSWAAQPVQPNILFHLGLKTYTETGATALATLRDTYNWTITEQYKAEYYPSADAILEGTSIQSPLDYGATTTAVTITPKKNCTFIQWSDGNTDNPRQDVLTDNLSVTAELHCVTYSTSAATQRDRARQYGNETHAEVMEDRFLSDETTTSTLAAYTPPATLAESLEQVKALPKTLNTIDIATTDKGVVKDLIQTLLALVEVLTKLLLSMESEG